The Nerophis lumbriciformis linkage group LG15, RoL_Nlum_v2.1, whole genome shotgun sequence genome window below encodes:
- the LOC133616126 gene encoding cartilage intermediate layer protein 1-like yields the protein MALGLFLVILVIMPAQGLRSSDSKDTDPSVYHTEDNYEWTTWFNVDHPGGRGDYEQLDAIRFYYRARVCETPRALEARTTEWVPARETGEKVHADPTVGFWCLNEEQGPDQNCSNYAVRFLCPKGISLTLQDTWSSWTDWSPCSALCGQVGVQIRSRSCNSRLRYCSGPKVERKECRGPECQTECSMQCVMGKVNAECDTCMCEEHTLLGSARGAGGLIAEGAAILLSKKLLTLTDHNGHFRIPGLCPDGNTTLTIRQQGHAPLSIVIPKSTESTSVLSVQLKREEKLHVLSNPDSKARREGQTTAFCCNVAGIPQPDKYQWFHNNSLLGRQSENILVLKDLHPEQAGEYYCRASGPTGAIKTKPATLKIIGRNSNSCEPTPQSHLIRLPHDCYQNGTNSFYYDVGKCASSTCVGQLDNGIRCKDKVAYCCGVAKMEERHLTCQGYQLPTMVVTECGCQKCVDTKAIVHGRAIAADNAEPMRFGHIFMNGVRISRTGYKGTFSIHVPPETERLVLTFVDNMDKFINTTKVLPFNTKGGAVYHEIKLLRKKEPVTMSSLESNTLDLGEATGQEPMAHIQIPPNSFYKLNGEVFVGNVDASVTFLDPRDVSTAAAAQSDLNFVGNEGDMLPLRTYGMFSVDFRDGETNEPLNAGEVKVLLDSAQVTMSEHLSTMKLWSLNPDTGLWEDEGSLEVEKKSRGKREERTFLIGNVEIRERRLFNLDVPENRRCYVKVRAFRSERFMPSEQVEGVVVSLINMEPTAGFSTNPRAWGRFDSVITGSNGACLPAFCDDQKTDAYSAYVMANLGGEELEAVPSSPKLNPNLIGVPQPYLSKLNYRRTDHENHRLKKTAFSINLAKPTPNTAEESNGPVYAFENLKQCEEAPFSAAHFRFSRVEGDRYDYNTVPFNEDDPMSWTEDYLSWWPKPMEYRACYVKVKMNSPHEINVRSHNMGGTHPKTVGQLYGLRDIRSIRDMEQTAVSAVCLEFKCSGMLYDQERVDRTLVKVIPQGSCKRDHVNPLLQEYLVNHLPLAVNNDTNQFTMLAPLDPLGHNYGIYTVTDQDPRTAKEIALGRCFDGTSDSTSRVMKTNEGVALTFTCGDREVTHQSVFQALQNSQGQTNVLRGEGRQNRRRQRANTSRNSRRRSTRDPQGRGKKARS from the exons ATGGCATTGGGGCTTTTCCTGGTCATCCTGGTAATCATGCCAGCCCAAG GGCTTAGGAGCAGTGACAGCAAAGATACAGACCCTTCTGTGTATCACACTGAAG ACAATTACGAATGGACCACATGGTTTAACGTGGACCACCCAGGCGGCCGTGGAGACTATGAGCAGCTCGATGCCATTCGCTTCTACTACCGCGCCCGAGTGTGTGAGACTCCCCGAGCACTGGAGGCCAGAACCACTGAGTGGGTCCCAGCTCGAGAAACCGGAGAGAAGGTCCACGCGGACCCCACTGTGGGCTTCTGGTGCCTCAATGAGGAGCAAGGTCCAGACCAGAACTGTTCCAACTACGCAGTACGATTCCTTTGTCCCAAAG GAATCAGCCTAACCTTACAAGACACCTGGAGTTCATGGACAGACTGGAGTCCATGTTCTGCCCTATGTGGTCAAGTGGGGGTCCAAATTCGCTCCAGGAGCTGCAATTCTCGTCTAAGGTATTGCAGCGGACCAAAGGTTGAGAGAAAAGAATGCCGGGGACCCGAATGTCAGACAG AATGTTCCAtgcagtgtgtgatgggtaaagtAAATGCAGAGTGTGACACATGCATGTGTGAAGAGCATACCCTGCTGGGCTCGGCCCGTGGTGCTGGGGGTCTCATCGCCGAAGGGGCTGCAATACTTCTTTCGAAGAAACTCCTAACCCTCACAGACCACAATGGACATTTCCGTATCCCCGGACTCTGCCCTGATGGCAATACCACGTTGACAATAAGACAGCAAGGCCACGCACCTCTTAGTATTGTAATTCCAAAGAGCACTGAGAGTACCTCAGTCCTCAGTGTTCAGCTCAAACGAGAAG AGAAGCTTCATGTGTTGAGCAACCCCGATAGCAAGGCAAGGAGGGAGGGACAAACCACTGCCTTCTGCTGCAATGTGGCGGGAATACCGCAACCAGACAAATATCAATG GTTTCATAACAACAGTCTCTTAGGGAGGCAATCTGAGAACATCTTGGTTCTAAAAGATCTGCATCCTGAACAAGCTGGAGAGTACTACTGCAGGGCGAGTGGTCCAACTGGAGCCATTAAAACCAAACCAGCTACTCTCAAAATCATCG GCAGAAATAGCAATTCATGCGAGCCCACGCCCCAGTCCCATCTGATACGTCTTCCACATGACTGCTACCAAAACGGTACAAATTCGTTTTATTACGATGTGGGAAAATGCGCATCCAGCACATGCGTTGGACAATTGGACAACGGCATCAGATGCAAAGACAAAGTGGCTTACTGCTGTGGCGTGGCAAAGATGGAGGAGAGGCACTTAACATGCCAAGGCTACCAACTACCCACTATGGTGGTGACTGAATGTGGCTGTCAGAAATGTGTCGACACCAAGGCTATCGTGCATGGTCGAGCCATAGCTGCAGACAATGCTGAACCAATGAGGTTCGGCCACATATTTATGAATGGTGTAAGAATCAGTCGAACAGGTTACAAAGGTACCTTTTCCATCCATGTTCCTCCTGAAACCGAGAGGTTAGTCCTGACTTTTGTAGACAACATGGATAAATTCATCAACACAACAAAGGTACTTCCATTCAACACCAAAGGAGGTGCTGTTTACCATGAAATCAAACTTCTGAGAAAAAAAGAGCCAGTGACCATGAGCTCTTTAGAAAGCAACACTCTTGATTTAGGGGAAGCGACGGGTCAGGAACCAATGGCTCACATTCAGATTCCTCCAAATTCCTTCTATAAACTGAATGGAGAAGTGTTTGTAGGTAATGTAGACGCCAGTGTAACATTCCTTGACCCCAGAGATGTTTCCACAGCAGCGGCAGCCCAAAGTGATCTCAATTTCGTGGGGAATGAAGGAGATATGCTACCACTAAGAACCTACGGGATGTTCTCAGTTGACTTCAGAGATGGCGAAACTAATGAGCCTCTAAATGCAGGTGAGGTAAAGGTGTTACTGGACTCTGCCCAGGTGACGATGTCTGAACACTTAAGTACCATGAAGCTGTGGTCCCTCAACCCTGATACTGGCCTTTGGGAGGATGAGGGAAGTTTAGAAGTTGAGAAGAAATCAAGAGGCAAAAGGGAAGAAAGAACTTTTCTGATTGGTAACGTGGAGATCAGAGAAAGGCGTCTTTTTAACCTTGATGTCCCAGAGAATCGTAGATGTTACGTGAAGGTTAGAGCCTTCCGCAGTGAACGCTTCATGCCCAGTGAACAGGTTGAGGGAGTGGTAGTGAGTCTTATAAACATGGAGCCCACAGCTGGCTTCTCCACTAACCCTCGTGCTTGGGGGCGTTTTGACAGTGTCATAACAGGCTCCAATGGTGCTTGTCTTCCCGCTTTCTGCGATGATCAAAAGACAGATGCCTACTCTGCATACGTCATGGCCAACCTTGGAGGTGAGGAACTAGAAGCTGTTCCTTCTTCACCCAAACTCAACCCAAACCTCATTGGAGTGCCTCAGCCTTATCTGAGTAAGCTGAACTACAGACGCACAGACCATGAAAACCACAGACTGAAGAAGACGGCATTCAGTATCAATTTAGCAAAACCAACACCAAACACAGCCGAGGAGTCCAATGGACCAGTTTATGCATTTGAGAACTTGAAACAATGTGAAGAGGCGCCATTCAGTGCTGCACACTTCCGCTTCTCACGAGTAGAAGGAGATCGGTATGATTACAACACAGTACCGTTCAATGAGGATGATCCAATGAGCTGGACAGAAGACTACCTTAGTTGGTGGCCTAAGCCCATGGAATACCGCGCATGCTACGTCAAAGTCAAAATGAACAGCCCGCACGAGATTAACGTGCGGTCTCACAACATGGGAGGCACCCACCCGAAAACAGTCGGCCAGCTGTACGGCCTTCGAGACATCAGAAGTATCCGTGACATGGAGCAGACAGCTGTGTCAGCTGTGTGCTTGGAGTTCAAGTGCAGTGGGATGTTGTACGATCAGGAACGTGTCGATCGGACCTTGGTCAAGGTGATTCCACAAGGTAGCTGCAAAAGGGATCATGTCAATCCACTACTTCAGGAGTACCTGGTGAACCATCTGCCACTAGCCGTCAACAACGACACAAACCAGTTCACTATGCTCGCCCCTCTTGACCCCCTGGGGCATAACTATGGAATTTATACAGTGACAGATCAAGATCCCCGAACAGCCAAAGAAATTGCACTTGGACGCTGTTTTGATGGCACCTCCGACAGTACTTCTCGAGTCATGAAGACCAACGAGGGTGTTGCGTTGACATTCACTTGTGGGGATCGTGAGGTGACACACCAGAGTGTATTCCAGGCCCTACAGAATTCACAAGGCCAGACCAATGTGTTGAGAGGGGAAGGGAGGCAAAACAGACGTCGGCAAAGAGCCAACACTTCCCGTAATAGTCGAAGACGTAGCACCAGAGATCCTCAAGGACGAGGGAAAAAGGCCAGAAGCTGA